AAACGCCGGTAGTTTTCTAAACCGGGAAGTAAGGTGCCAAAAACAAATAGATTATTTAAATACATCAACAACACCCTTTCAGTTTTTAAAAGCTGAAGCATTCCCACGTTATATATGTTCTCATTATATGTTATTTTTCCTGTCACAGGAAAGTTTTGTTTATTGGTTAAGGTAAATATTTTCATCTGGTAATTGTAAGAATAAGTATAACACCTAGAGAGGGAAAGACTGTTTTGGAAAAGGAGATCTGATTGATGGCTGTATTAGGACAACCCCTAGGTTTACAACTGTTGGCAGAAATATGGGAATGTGATGAGAATAAATTAAACGATATCAAGTATATTCAAGAAATGATGATCAAAGCCGCCAAAAAAGCCAACGCCAATATCCGAGAGGTGGCTTTTCACCATTTCGATCCCCAGGGAGTAAGCGGCGTAGTGGTTATTGCAGAATCTCATCTAACCATCCATACCTGGCCAGAACTGGCCTATGCTGCTGTGGACATATTTACCTGTGGAGAACACGTAGACCCCTGGGTGGCTTTGGAAAGCATTACTCAAGATCTCAACGCCGAGGATGCCAATGTGATGGAGATTAGTCGGGGTATGAAAAACCTAAAAAGACTAAAAAAGAAAAAGCCGGTAACTTAGAGGGTCTTACCTAACCAATATCCCAGGGCAGCCAAAGCTAAACCCAGTAGAACACTGGCTGCCAGATAAAAAAGAGCTAATTTCACTAATCCCTTACGAAAAAGTTCCACTGCCTCTAGTTCGAAGGTAGAAAAGGTGGTAAAGGCCCCCAAAAACCCGGTGGCCAGAAAAGAATAAGTAGGGGAGTTTATACTTAACCCTAGAAGTAATCCTAGGAGAAAAGACCCCAGCAGGTTAATGGCCAAGGTGCCCAGTGGCAAGGGAAGGGTATGTTTGGTTTGTAGATAGCCCGAGAGGTAATAGCGGCTGATTGCCCCTAAAAAACCACCGGCAGCTATAAAGATACAGGTATTCATAAACATGCTCCTTATTTGGCGGCAGAATCAGATGCCTGATATAATTTGGCAGCCAGATAAATACCTAGCCCAGCCAAGCCTAAGCCAGCTATGGTACTGATGAGGACGTACAACAGGGCTAAACCGGCCTGACCATCCAGTAGCAAATTTAGTACTTCCACTGAAAAGGTAGAGAAGGTAGTAAATGATCCCATAAAGCCCGTGGTTACTGCCAGTAAAAGCGGGCGAGGCAATTGCCACTTGAGCATACTACCGTAAACCAAAAAGCTAAGACACAGGCTACCTATAAGATTTACAGCAAGGGTACCATAGGGGAAAAAGTCTCCCCAGTAGCCAGTGAGGGCTAACCCAAGCAGATAGCGACTCAGGGAACCCAGGATACCCCCGATACCCACCGCCCAAAAATTCATAGAAATCACCTTTTGCGGAGTCACAGATCCCTTGTTGATTTGTGACTGTTTTGATTATATTTCCAATTTCGCCGGAGATATTAAGATTTTATCTCATATTTTTAGGCCTGGAAAGTTGTCTGAGGAAAAAGTTAGAGGAAGGAAAGAGAGGTAAGCTCTAAAAATTGGCCTATGGCTTAAGGCTGATGGCCAAAACAAATAAGTGTCGCATTATCTCATTTGCGACACTTCCTTTATAATGTTCTCGTATTACAACGAAAATTTAATAATGCTGTCCGTTTTCGTAATACCTTGTCTTAGCCAGGGGAGTAAACATAATATCCACACTCTCGTAGCCTGCCCTTTGCAGGGCTTGGGTTACGGCTAAGGCCACTTGGTCTTGCATTTCTTGTCCCCGGTCAAACCAGGCAATTTCCACAAAGGGATACCCAGGGGATATTTGACCATCTGCAATAAAGGTAGATGACAGGCATTCTAAGGTTAAGTCACCCCTGGGACAGCCAATGATTTTTTGTAGATCATCCAACATTTCCGAGCTGATGGCTAATATTTTTTGGGGATCCACACCTCTTAGGATAAGTTGGGGCATTGCTTCATCTCCTTGTGCTATAATATCCACATATTCATTGATAATAATATTTTCCAGAGGAAGGAAACTATACATATATGCGCAATCTAAAACTAACCATTCAGTATGATGGCACCAGATACAAAGGTTGGCAGCGCCTGGGTAATACAGAAAACACCTTGCAGGGTAAAATCGAACAAGTGCTGTCCAGGATGACCGGAGAAACAATAGAGATAATCGGTTCCGGTCGTACAGATATGGGTGTACACGCCCAAGGACAAGTGGCCAACTTTAAAACCTCCTGCACAAAGAGCGTTGACGAAATCCAACAGTACCTTTACCAATACCTCCCGGAAGATATCGTAGTCAGCCAGATAGAGGAAGTGGATGAGCGCTTTCATGCCCGTTACCATGCTGTGGCGAAGGAATATGTCTATAAAATATGGAATGCCCCATACCACAACCCCTTTCTGAGAAAATACGTTGTGCATATACCACAGCCGTTAAACCTGGAGGCTATGCAAAGGGCAGTTCCGTATCTGTTAGGAGAACATGATTATTCTGCCTTTGTAAGTTCCCGTTCCAAGAAAAAATCAAACGTTAGGGAACTGTACAGTATTGATATAACAAAGCAGGATAGTCTTATAGAGTTAACCTTCCGTGGTAACGGATTTTTACATAACATGGTTCGTATCATTACCGGTACGCTTCTGGAAGTTGGTCATGGCCGAATGAAACCAGCGTACCTGAAGGAGATTTTGGAACGGCGGGACAGAACTCTGGCCGGTCCCACAGCACCGGCCAAGGGACTACATCTGGTTAAGGTATACTACTGAGCATCCTGCCCAATCAGCTTTGAACTTTAACGTCCACGTATTCAGTGTTGGCGTACCCTTCAGGATCACATTGAAAGGCGTAACGAAGAAAATCCTCAACATTGTCAAAGGTCTTGCCGTCGGGCTGCCGGGTAACTATCTGTTCAACACCGTCATAGTGGAAACTTTCCGGCTCTCCTGCAATGGGATAAGCGGTGAAATCCAACTGTCCTTTTCCCAGGTTCTCCAGATATTGGGCAAACTCATCCAAAGTTGTAAAACGAATACTCTCTTGATGTTGCAATCCTATTCCTCCTGTCACCTAAGTTTCATCTATAAATTGACCATGATTATCAGAAAAAATTCAAGACAACGCGATGGTAGCACCTGATAAGCATAAAGCGAGATGGGTAGTCTGCCCATCTCTTTTAACACCTATTTTGCTCTGATATATTTAGCAAGGAGAATATTTATATATTATTTTCAGTAAATAGCAGATATGGTAAAATGGTTGTGTAATTTTATAAAAGTATAATCGAAAATATTTAAAGAGGTGTTACCATGCAGAAATACTTTGGTATGGCCTTCTTAAGTATAATACCGCTGATGATACTTGCCCATAGTTTACCCTCCCAGCCAAACTACCAAAACTATATCTGTGCCACAATTCTTTTATTACCTATCCTATTTTTTTTCCATTTCAATTTTATTTTATTTCCTGAAGCAGTGAAAAAAAGTGACTCTCTCTTTATTGTGGTAAAGATCATTTATTCCTCATTAGAAGAGACAATATTAGATAAAGAACTAAAAAGCACCGTTAAAACGAAAATAAACAATTCACTACTCACCCTGGGAGCAACCATGGATGAAAGGAGAAAGTACCTGACAAACCCTCAAATGTTTAGACCAACTAAAATAATAGCCTTAGATAATGCCTGGCGTAATTTTTTTATTGAGGCCTTTTCGATCATTGAAAAGGATCTAAAAGACGAAACATTAGCAACCTGGACATTTAACAAGATACAGCATAAAATGAATGATCATGTACAAGGGCAAAGGATTAGAAATATTTTAAAGGAAATGTTAGGTGATAGCAGGTATTCCTTTATATGTAAGTAAGACCTAAAAAATTTAACAATAGCACACATTTCTTAAGCAAAACTTCTTGCCTCATAAAACCTACCATGCTATAATATCACTTGTGACTGAGACATGTCGGAGTGGCGGAATTGGCAGACGCGCACGTTTGAGGGGCGTGTGGGAGACCGTGCGGGTTCAAGTCCCGCCTTCGACACCATTTGAAATGAAGCGTGGAACATTGTTTCCGCGCTTTTTGTTTTTTAGGAAGAAATATGGATAAAACACGACTTCCACATTACCCTGGGAATCTAGCTAATTATTTTGAATGATGCCACCACCTGCAGATTATAGAAAAAATGTGGCAAATAGGCAGGAAATTAGAGAGAAAGAAATAATAACTTTATCGACTAATAAAGTTTTATCGGGGAAAAAGGAATTCATGGGGCGTTGATGGGTGATTTGAGTGTGTAATTAAAACTTTAAACAGTACAACTGATTGATGGAGACACAATGATTTCTGGTGTCAGAAATGAAGACGTAAAAAGTCGTCGATCTACTATGGTGTAATAACCCCAGGGGATCGACGACAATGTTTAAAATCCCCAGATGCTTATAAAATGCGGTGTGAGGGATTCTACCCTTACCCTCCATGGTGGATATAATAACAGGTCTGTCAAACGGCAGACCGCATATTTACTGCATTATGACGGGTTATTAGACTACCTATGAGGAATTGAAACCAGCCAAAGAAGCATTGGAGAGAGCTGCAGATTGGGTTATTAGACTACCTATGAGGAATTGAAACACTTTGAACCTTTAAAGGTTGCTGGTGCTAATTTTAGTTATTAGACTACCTATGAGGAATTGAAACTTGTAAACAGCAACGGTGAGTCCCAGCTTTGTGCTCAGGTTATTAGACTACCTATGAGGAATTGAAACCCCAATCACCGAAGACATAATAATAATCAACTACGACGTTATTAGACTACCTATGAGGAATTGAAACCCGGCAGAGGGGCAACTATCGCCCGGTCCACTGCAGTTATTAGACTACCTATGAGGAATTGAAACTAAAGCTATTGCAAAGATTTCAGATGGTGTTTTCCAAGTTATTAGACTACCTATGAGGAATTGAAACATAAATGGCAAGAACTATGACTGGGAGGATATCAGGTTATTAGACTACCTATGAGGAATTGAAACTCCCAATCCGCAGCAGTATAGCCAGCTTCCTTTAAGTTATTAGACTACCTATGAGGAATTGAAACAAACTGCATGATACCACGGTTTTTCATCCTCACCTTCGGGTTATTAGACTACCTATGAGGAATTGAAACCTATCACCGACCCGGGCACATCTAGCCAGCAATTGAGTTATTAGACTACCTATGAGGAATTGAAACCAATTCATACCAACTCCACACAACCGGCATTTTCTGCGTTATTAGACTACCTATGAGGAATTGAAACCTATCACCGACCCGGGCACATCTAGCCAGCAATTGAGTTATTAGACTACCTATGAGGAATTGAAACCAATTCATACCAACTCCACACAACCGGCATTTTCTGCGTTATTAGACTACCTATGAGGAATTGAAACGAGGATGCTAGACGTTTTTTGGTTCGCTGCTGGCAGGGTTATTAGACTACCTATGAGGAATTGAAACTCTATACCAGCTAGTTTTCTTCGCTTCTAGGGCCATTGTTATTAGACTACCTATGAGGAATTGAAACATGGTATCTCGTACATCTCGGATACCAGCTCAATAAGTTATTAGACTACCTATGAGGAATTGAAACCATCCGGTGCAGGGGCTGGGGATGCGTGTCTTTCTGCGTTATTAGACTACCTATGAGGAATTGAAACCGTAATGTGTGGCAGCCAATGTTTTCTAGGCCAAATCGTTATTAGACTACCTATGAGGAATTGAAACAGGATGCCGCCGGCGAATACCGCAAATGGGCACTGGAGTTATTAGACTACCTATGAGGAATTGAAACTTTGCTGGCGACCTAAAGAAAAAGGCAATTGACCCCGTTATTAGACTACCTATGAGGAATTGAAACCCGTAGAGTTTAACGGAAAAATGTGGGATGTACTAGGTTATTAGACTACCTATGAGGAATTGAAACACAAACTGGGGGCAGGGTTTGCTAAGCCCATAATTGTTTTGTTTTCGGATGCTTTACAGTTGTATTATTTATTTTGCAACTAGTCTGCCTGCGAACCTGGGGCATGGATATGACTTTAAAAATTTATCCGCTGCTTTCCCATTTGCCGGTTGCTGTTTTTATCATCCTGTACTTAAAGCGCCCGTGGCTGATCTCAGTAACCAGCGTGTTTACCTCCTTTTTGTGCTGCCAGCCTCCCCGTTGGATCGGCAGTGTGGCAGGCGACCTTTTTGACAGTGTTACCATAAACCATATCGGCTTTATCATGGCTGTGTTTCCGATGTACTATTTGCTGCAAAAATATGTGGTGACATCAGTTCGGCATCTGATGGAACGTTCTGTTAAATCCTGCCTGCTGTTTGGAGCCATGCCGGCATTTCCGACAGCAATCAACGTCATATCAAATTGCGTGTGTATACCAAGAATAATAAGCTGTGCCTTGATATCCGCAACAGCTACCAGACAGAACCGGCATTCCATCAGGGCATTCCTGTGGCAGAGGAACAAGGGCATGGTTTTGGCATTAAAAGCATGGTTCATATCGTGGAAAAGTATGGTGGAGTCTACCAGTTTTCAGTCAAGGATGGCTGGTTTATTT
This region of Desulforamulus ferrireducens genomic DNA includes:
- the crcB gene encoding fluoride efflux transporter CrcB, giving the protein MNTCIFIAAGGFLGAISRYYLSGYLQTKHTLPLPLGTLAINLLGSFLLGLLLGLSINSPTYSFLATGFLGAFTTFSTFELEAVELFRKGLVKLALFYLAASVLLGLALAALGYWLGKTL
- the crcB gene encoding fluoride efflux transporter CrcB; amino-acid sequence: MNFWAVGIGGILGSLSRYLLGLALTGYWGDFFPYGTLAVNLIGSLCLSFLVYGSMLKWQLPRPLLLAVTTGFMGSFTTFSTFSVEVLNLLLDGQAGLALLYVLISTIAGLGLAGLGIYLAAKLYQASDSAAK
- the speD gene encoding adenosylmethionine decarboxylase; translated protein: MAVLGQPLGLQLLAEIWECDENKLNDIKYIQEMMIKAAKKANANIREVAFHHFDPQGVSGVVVIAESHLTIHTWPELAYAAVDIFTCGEHVDPWVALESITQDLNAEDANVMEISRGMKNLKRLKKKKPVT
- the truA gene encoding tRNA pseudouridine(38-40) synthase TruA, whose product is MRNLKLTIQYDGTRYKGWQRLGNTENTLQGKIEQVLSRMTGETIEIIGSGRTDMGVHAQGQVANFKTSCTKSVDEIQQYLYQYLPEDIVVSQIEEVDERFHARYHAVAKEYVYKIWNAPYHNPFLRKYVVHIPQPLNLEAMQRAVPYLLGEHDYSAFVSSRSKKKSNVRELYSIDITKQDSLIELTFRGNGFLHNMVRIITGTLLEVGHGRMKPAYLKEILERRDRTLAGPTAPAKGLHLVKVYY
- a CDS encoding DUF1904 domain-containing protein; the encoded protein is MYSFLPLENIIINEYVDIIAQGDEAMPQLILRGVDPQKILAISSEMLDDLQKIIGCPRGDLTLECLSSTFIADGQISPGYPFVEIAWFDRGQEMQDQVALAVTQALQRAGYESVDIMFTPLAKTRYYENGQHY